A window of Choloepus didactylus isolate mChoDid1 chromosome 21, mChoDid1.pri, whole genome shotgun sequence contains these coding sequences:
- the LOC119517180 gene encoding small integral membrane protein 10-like protein 2A encodes AELLSRRPPASPPLPISLSAPSAGQQPGRRPGAGAGGRAAGAGLYMAAALSGLAVRLSRSAAARSYGVFCKGLTRTLLIFFDLAWRLRITFPYLYIVASMMLNVRLQVHIEIH; translated from the exons GCGGAGCTGCTCAGCCGCCGCCCGCCGGCCTCGCCGCCGCTCCCTATCTCCCTCAGCGCGCCAAGCGCGGGCCAGCAGCCGGGGCGGAGGCCAGGGGCGGGCGCCGGCGGGCGGGCGGCGGGCGCCGGTCTCTATATGGCGGCGGCTCTGTCGGGCCTGGCTGTCCGGCTCTCGCGCTCGGCCGCCGCCCGTTCCTATGGGGTCTTCTGCAAGGGGCTGACTCGCACGCTGCTCATCTTCTTCGACCTGGCCTGGCGGCTGCGCATCACCTTCCCCTACCTCTACATCGTGGCTTCCATGATGCTCAACGTCCGCCTGCAG GTTCATATTGAAATCCATTGA